A single window of Ananas comosus cultivar F153 linkage group 19, ASM154086v1, whole genome shotgun sequence DNA harbors:
- the LOC109725138 gene encoding putative ripening-related protein 4: protein MRTHSLIDRSIDRLAMANSFLAFATTLLLLLSAAAAVASGHRTRSCRVSGRLHGKSGKCNRENYSDCCVPGKLYPQYRCSPPVTARTPATMTLNSFARGGDGGGPSECDNKYHPDHEMVVALSTGWFDRSSRCLKNIRIAAANGRSVLAKVVDECDSVHGCDEEHDFQPPCPNNVVDASPAVWKALGIPKKVGEHRITWSDV, encoded by the coding sequence ATGCGTACGCACAGcttgatcgatcgatcgatcgatcgattagCCATGGCGAATTCTTTTCTTGCATTCGCCACCACCCTACTACTTCTTctatctgctgctgctgccgtcGCGTCAGGACATCGGACCAGATCCTGCCGCGTGAGCGGCCGCTTACACGGCAAGTCCGGCAAGTGCAACCGCGAAAACTACTCGGACTGCTGCGTGCCGGGCAAGCTCTACCCGCAGTACCGCTGCTCCCCTCCGGTCACCGCGCGGACCCCCGCGACCATGACGCTGAACAGCTTCGCCAGgggcggggacggcgggggccCGTCGGAGTGCGACAACAAGTACCACCCCGACCACGAGATGGTGGTCGCGCTGTCGACCGGCTGGTTCGACCGCTCCAGCCGCTGCCTCAAGAACATCCGCATCGCCGCCGCCAACGGCCGCTCCGTGCTCGCGAAGGTCGTCGACGAGTGCGACTCCGTGCACGGCTGCGACGAGGAGCACGACTTCCAGCCGCCGTGCCCGAACAACGTCGTGGACGCCTCGCCGGCTGTGTGGAAGGCGCTCGGGATCCCCAAGAAGGTCGGCGAGCATCGCATCACCTGGTCGGACGTTTGA